A DNA window from Phragmites australis chromosome 11, lpPhrAust1.1, whole genome shotgun sequence contains the following coding sequences:
- the LOC133883849 gene encoding protein TRIGALACTOSYLDIACYLGLYCEROL 5, chloroplastic-like, with protein MGGGGRGEPWWGLPAARSRVLGRLGPSFGIGAGCGVGVGVGLIGGAGVGAGFPGLRLGFGVGAGCGIGIGFGYGFGKGVAYDKNGRYSNIGRSNRNSRGLKSEDQIDILVDELIENSKRLIKATSKEIDKWRRA; from the exons atgggcggcggcggccggggggAGCCGTGGTGGGGCCTGCCAGCGGCGAGGTCGAGGGTGCTGGGGAGGCTGGGACCCTCCTTCGGCATTGGCGCCGGctgcggcgtcggcgtcggcgtcggcctcATCGGCG GTGCAGGAGTTGGGGCTGGATTCCCTGGTCTACGCTTGGGATTTGGAGTTGGTGCCGGTTGCGGTATAGGAATTGGATTTGGTTATGGTTTCGGAAAAGGAGTTGCTTACGATAAGAATGGGAGATATTCAAACATTGGGAGATCAAATCGGAATTCTAGGGGCCTAAAATCTGA agatCAGATTGATATCCTGGTCGATGAGCTGATCGAAAATTCCAAGAGACTAATCAAAGCAACATCAAAGGAGATCGATAAGTGGAGGCGAGCTTAG